Below is a genomic region from Nitrospira defluvii.
GCCCCCTCCCTGTCAATCGCTTCCGGATTCACCCGCTCGATCAGCACACGCCTGAGCCGATCGAGAAAGACGTTCGCAGCCTCGCTGGTCGCAGGAATCGCAATGTCGGCAAATAGGTGTCGGCGGACCTTTCCCTCGAACAGACCTGAAATGAACCCTGAATAGGCGCGGGTATCGCGCGCAGCTTCGGCAGCCGCGAGCGAACCGTTGAAGAGAGGCCCCCTGGTCGCCATCGGTGCCCTCCGTTGCTTCTACTACTTCGCCTTCCGCCAGGCCACTCCGACCCCGCCGACGCGGGCCGGTGCCGCGACGGACTGAGGCGCGCGCGGGACGACCACGGTCCCCGCCGGATCAAGCCCGGCAAGCCGTCCTCGAGCCCGTTCCTCGAATTTCATACGTGACAGGGCCACACCATGACGGGCGAACTGCGCCGACAACTCTTCGAATCGGTCCCTGGCCATCATCGTCACCGACATGTATCCGGCCCGGAGAAGATGGATACGGTCGCGGTAGCTCAGAAAACTCCGCTCGAACAACAGCGCATCCTCTTCCACCGGCGAGATGACCAGAACTTCTTTGTCCGGATAGTCATGCTGGAAACGTTCTAACGCGTGGGAAAAACGGGCATCGAAGTTGATCCTGGACGCCTGCTCGCCGATGGACAGAAACCCCCGCTCCCGCACTCGCCTCTCGGCTGTCCCGCCGGGCAACGACCGGCGCTGGGGTGCCCGTGCCATGGGATTGATCATGATCATGAAATCCACGTGCTTGTGAACGGCGATCTCAAAAAACGCCATGCGGCCGATCCCTGCATCGATATAATCGCGACCTTGGATCCGCACGGGACAAAAGTAGATGGGCACCGCGGAAGAGGCGGTGACGGCACGGGAGATGGGAACCTCCCGCCAGCCCTCGTCACCGAACA
It encodes:
- a CDS encoding patatin-like phospholipase family protein, encoding MAPARGKRALALGGGGFTGYLFEIGALTALDDLVEDGTSMNDLDLYVGVSAGAAAASLIANGVTPGEILETNLSGTRPYYFDHRNVFSPAIGEGLKTVWRVTRQLIPLLKLYVRHYREMTLIDLLDKAQDALPSGIYTLEPFAAYLSAIFRARKLSDTFAGLAKELYIPAIDLETGEGVMFGDEGWREVPISRAVTASSAVPIYFCPVRIQGRDYIDAGIGRMAFFEIAVHKHVDFMIMINPMARAPQRRSLPGGTAERRVRERGFLSIGEQASRINFDARFSHALERFQHDYPDKEVLVISPVEEDALLFERSFLSYRDRIHLLRAGYMSVTMMARDRFEELSAQFARHGVALSRMKFEERARGRLAGLDPAGTVVVPRAPQSVAAPARVGGVGVAWRKAK